From Plasmodium cynomolgi strain B DNA, chromosome 9, whole genome shotgun sequence:
AAATTTACGtagccacttttttttttccttttcctatCTGACGCGATGCTCTGATAGAAGAAGTAACTCACGCCAGTAAAAACGATCACTATGCTGatcacaaaataaatggaaaaatatttgtcaCTCTCCAGGATAAACGGAAAgtcgtaaaaatataaaaccaCCAGAGTAAGCGGAGTTGAAGACTTCAAAATTAGGAAACACTCGGCTGAAGAATACTTGCTGTAAAATGACGACACGCTCAAGTTAAATATAGCATTCACCACTATGTACAAGCTGTACACACCAAACGAGTACTTACAGTTCGAGTTATTCTCCATGGTATGTCCCGAGAAGCATTGGATGCTATCCTTGATATATAGCAAGTAAGAAATGTCCTTGTTCTTGTTAAACAAAagttgaaaatatattatcattGGGAGCAAACAAATTTGGATTAGTGAAATATTGAAAGACAAAAGTATGACGCTCATTTTGTCGGAggcttttcttcctttcttcgtTTTCTGCACTATGTCACTTTTGGGGGTGACCTTTTCTACTACTACGCGGTTGTGAAGCGGTTTGTTCTCCATAATATCGAGTACCCCTTTGGATGCGCCTGTTTCTCCTCCACCTTTCCCGCACATCGGGCAGGGAGACGTAAAATGGCGTTCGGTACTATCAACCCCGTCCACGATACGATTAGCGTGGGACACAGACAATCCACTTAACATTTCTTCATCCCCCCCTTGGTGGCTTACAGCTAACTCTTGCATATTTATCATGTAACCATTTTTATCGTCATCACTtggtttattaaaaaggggatacTCAACGAGAGTTGCTTTTTTCCCATAGTTGTGCTTTCTCCCCTGTTTGTTACTCTCCCCCGAGGATGTTCTTTCTTCTGTCTCCATTTCGCAGAATCCATTCTGTGGTACCCCCATCTCTGGAGCGCAAATGGCACTACATAATGGAGagcatttcctttttcccttccttaTGCTGACCACCTTGTGACGCTTCTCTCTTCCTTTTATATACtcggagaaaaatatttccctgAGGACCCCACCATATGATGttagcaaaatggagaacacacaaaaaatgatagaTGCGAATATACCAAACGGGGGTGTCATATTGCAAGTGGGTTCATTACAGTTGTAGAATCTGTTAAAATAGCTAGCATTGTCATATAGTGCATCATGCACATTTAGATAAAAATGAGAGTTCATATAATAGCTGACCAATGTCTGCTTCGTAACAACTGTATTCTCCTTGTACACGTAGGGAATgtagaagaaaaggaaacctACTATGACGATAATGACTGACAACGCGTGATGAATGTtgtacttcctttttaaaatcaaGTACGATAATataatggagaaaataaaattcaacTGATTCAGGAGCAGTAGGATGGTTAGCGGAATGGCTAGCTGGGACACAAAATATAACGTATTTGATATTATGTCAAATAAGGCTATGACGATTACATATTTGTATGCTCCTAAATTTCTCCACTTCTTCTTTACACTTGAATATATTCCATTCTCCGTCGTCCCTCTACAGCGTAGGACATCTTCGTGCGGTTTATCATGTTGGTAATGTTCTAGTATGTCCTTTATGTCTTGCTTACTAAATGAGTACACTCCCTCCTCCGCATCTGAGTTCTCCACAATGGCATTACTGCAGCGACACTGAGcgtgcgtttttttatcatttggtTCTTTCTTCTCATTGGAGCGCGGCTCACTTGTGTTTAGAGCGCTGCTGCTCTCCAGGGTGTTGTCTTCCCCGGCTCGTACGTCTTTCCCCTGACTTGACTTTGTACGTGCATTGGCTGCCCCACTCTGGGCGGTACTTTGGCCGGCACTTCGACGCACAGTGGGGATATCAATATGGCCACCCGCTCTGCTGTCACACCTGCTACTGCATCTGCTGTTATTGATGCTACCCCTTATGCTGCTGCTTACACTGCCGCTTACACTGCCGCTTATGCTGCTACTCATGGCGCCGCCGCTCCCCACCTCCACGTCGCCCCCGCTCTTCTCCAGCAGCGGCTCGTATATCCTCTTCTTGTGAATGTAGAACAGCTTCatgattttcttcttcctcttgatTGCCTCGTGATCCCTCACATCAATGGTACAATCGCGCTCCTCCTTCGcttgctcctttttcttgtctATCTGTCTCGCATCACcgcttttctcccttttcttaAAATGCCTGCTCAAGCACGGATAAATATAAGACCAGTGTTCCTTTGTAATGCTCCTTGACTTACAGTAAATAATGCACAGCACTAAATAAATCCCCACGTAGGCTATAGCATTATACGACGCAGTTAAACTGTCAAAGTTGTTCAGCACTCGATTCCTCATCCTACCGCATATGTTATTACTGACTCCCAAAAATACAACTAAACACccattgcaaaaaattaaaaaaaactttttcacTTTGCTGCTGGTGGATGCGTGGTTGGACTGCACCTCTTCCTTGATCATCTTTCTTCCCATGTTGTTACTCCGCTTATAAAAGAATTCATGATCTATGTCAACATCTTGCGTGAATTCCTTACTGTTAAATTTCACATAATGCTTGTCACTTTGTGTATCGTAAAATGTATTGCTATTTACACCTTCCATTTGTAGTACGTTGGAAAGGCTGTTTCTTCTTTGACATGATTTGTCCCTCTCATTAGGGTTTTGACTTTTTCCTATTCCTGCGTGGCTTCCCTCCAAGGGGCAATCATCATTCTGCATATTCACTCGTTGAATCTTCACGGCTCGGGTTTGGTTCTTATTTCCACCGATGTCGCAGCTTTTGCTTCCCCGCTGTTCCCAGTAAatggcccctttttttttacacacctGGTGATtatccctctttttttttcttctctccaaGTATTTCTCGTTAAGAATCTGTGCTGTGGAGtgaaatttttctcttttaattttttaaaaaattgatcagAGAAGCATTTTTGTACTCCCACAGTTTTGAAACAATATCTTCGTacttctctcccttttttattcccagcatgtgcttcttctttctttttaaaggTTGCTTGGCTTTTCCTTTCGGATTATNNNNNNNNNNNNNNNNNNNNNNNNNNNNNNNNNNNNNNNNTTCCGCGCAAAATGTGCTTACGCTGTTTTGATCATCCGCTACTGTGTTTGCTTCTTGCTCATCGCGTATTTTactttcgcttttttctaCACAAATAGTGTTTCTCTCGTCACCAGGcatatttgcctttttttctttcttcttaaAGGCCaatattttgttccctttttggttaTGGTTATgctgttcccctttttgtggcTGCTGGCATGGCACTCGTTCAGCTTGCACTTGGttggcacaatttttttttttttccgcctccAACGGTGATCTCAGTTTGGGGGTTATTTTCAGATGGACTTTCTTTCCCTGCATAACgcaactctttttttttgctccactTGAGAAAGTAAAATTGCCTACCGCTTGGCAGTTCTTTCCTTGTGATTTCCCCCCCAACGGATTTTTGGGCTCACTTGGCGCATTTCCCTTATTTGGCTCACCTGCCTCACATGGcatattttccttatttgCCATAATTTCCATCTTTCCCCTCATTcgctttcttccttttatgtAAACATTTTTAGGAAGGTACAaatcctcctccttttgcttttcccgTTTATGTAAACTTTTCCCAgcttacacttttttttttttttttttttttttttttggaaaccATGTTTAATCCAAAATTTGAATAGTGGGGCCACCCTCCCCTGGATTCCCTTTTCGAAGTCTATTTTAGTGAGACACCCTGATGGATATATAACCAtacgaaaaaatgtgtatatgctAGGACACAAAGCTGAAGAGCGTGTCTCTACAACGAACGGAGCTTGGGGAAATCNNNNNNNNNNGTTAAACCTTTTCCCAgtcttactttttttttttttttttttttttttttttgaaaattatgttCATGTGAAATTTTGGCTAGTTGATACTCCCTCCCCTGGATTCCCTTTTCGTCTCTTCATTTTAGCTGCTATCCTGCTGGatatgaaaaggaagaaaaagtgatCGTTGtgttgaataaaaaatggaaatgcgTGGAGTTGTTTCGAAGGGAGCATTGGGGCATCTAGCAGGCGTGTTACCCTCGCATTGCCTGCGCGCATCGTTAACGCGCTTTTGTGACCAACTagagggcaaaaaaaaaaaacgcggaAAATACGAAATGTCCAAAATAGTAAGCCCCCGTGGCATACACTTCGTGTGCAGATTTGCCAAAGCGAATGTAACCCCACAGAGCACAAGCAAAATTGCTGCTCCAAATTTTGAAACAGAAATGCCAAGTTAGTTTCTCTCCCGAATTGtgcgtaaaaaagggagggggaattcaattttccttttcaatttttgccCATTCTTGAtcagtaaaaaaagaattaacgGGCGATCAGATCGTAACATAAGTGTCATCCTCACCATGGAATACGAAAGACATTTACACTCCACATGTAGTTACGCGCTCACGGACTTGTACACAGAATTGCGAAAGAGCAATAGGTATTCTCCTCCCCTTGCTCTATAccgtttttttatcatgCCAAATTGCAcaccataaaaaaaaaatttaaaggggaggggaggaaaaggaaaaatatttctccaCGTGTGTTAATATGTACCTTCTGCAAGCTGGGAACGTGGATTTACGAAACCTTTACACATTTCTCGGAAAAGTTCATCAGGGCAGTGGTACAGTGAAGACGCCACTACCCCATGTGCACTCAACTGTTTGGTCATCGCCCGTCTTGCATCTTCCATTTGTCcttctttctcccctttttcgtcTATGCGCGTTATTACTCAGTCATAATGTCTACCCTAGTTTCGTAACACATTGGTCACTATTCTGGTTGCCACCCCCGAACGTGGCAAAGGAAAAGTCTGATAAATTGCTCGACAGAGTGGCGCGAGAAAGCGACTCCCATCTGCGCCAATCACAATCAGGGAATTCttttaaagtaaaatttcATCATCATAAATTTTCAGTGCAAGTGTGTtgtcaaaaaggggggaggtacACGTGCAAAGCGCATCAATGGTATGTATAAACCGGGTGCACCAAGGCATTTGCACGGGGAGCACAACGCATaagggtgtttttttttagagcTTGGAGCAGGCAGTTCTACACATGAGTAGACATTAACAACGTGTGCGAAATGCCCCTCCTCACGTAAggtgtaaagaaaaagatgTTCACATAAGCACGTCCAACAAGTCAGTAGTAAGAACAGTTGTAATAAATACatggcaaaattttttcacaccTTCTCCTCTGGGGTACGTACAAAAAGCGGTTGAGACGAGCCATCcacagaaataaaaaatggagcgcCGTGCAACAACTGTTCgtgcaaatttaaaaaaaaattccagaAGGGGTGGAAACTTCGAATGGTGTTAAAAGGTTGTCcttgtccttctcctttttttttttttttttttttttcccccatggaaaaatgtacaaatttgCAGCACGTGCATCATATATGCATGGCGCACTGCAGCTTAAGTTCTTCCTTTGTGTTCCCCCTTATAACAGTTACATTGGCGtaaaaacttcaaaaaaggaaaaatccAGAACACCGCAAAGCCATTTCAAATGTGCCAATTCTTGGGAGCCTCGGAAAAACAAAGCTGAGTAGTGCGGCATGGAAGAAAGACGTGCATACCTCTTGCAGACACATGCATGCCTCCGGCATAAACATGCGCAGGAGTGATAACTTTCTGTAGTGCCACCCCCCACACCAACAAAATCGATAACGAATAATTGGCAGACATGGCCAAAATGATCACAAAGGAGCACcccgaaaaaagggaaagagcCCCCAATGATCCTGCCTAcacagaaagaaaaaaaaaaaaggcgacaAAAGTTCAACACCCCAGGAGGTAAATATCCAAACGATTTAAAAAGTAGCCTCTACAACATGTGCCTCAATTTTGCATACAGTGACATCTATCAAGACTACATAAACAGATTAAGTCTAAACTGCCACAATAATTGCGATTATGACCAAATAAGGAGAAGCACTTTTATACCTAGAGAGGATTTTTTCAAGTATTataatttccccttttacgATAACAACTTTGAGTTAGAATCAGAACAATTCTACGAAGATGAAATTTTGGGGGATTCCGATGATGGTGTTAGCGGTGTGGAGGAGGTGGGGAAATATGCTTTGGAGAGATACGATGCTTGGAGGTATAAGTCCACGACTAGTCGAATAAAGAATCTCATACTTGGGATGCCCGATCGTAAAGGGGTTGTCCTATCAAGGGGGAAAGGCAAGCATGCGGGGGGTGGCGATGTCGATGTCGATGGCGATAATGCTTACCGAAGAGACGACGACGATGACGCAGAATCAAAATCGTACGCCTCCAAACTCTTCCGAGTTATCAgtcaaaggaaaaattgcgAACTGGGGAGTGACAACAACCGCAGCAGTGACGACAGCAGGGTGGCCCAATTGCACAGGAGTCAAGAAATGTTAAGCGAGTCGATCGGAGGGGAGAGAAAGGGGTGGCTCGAAAAAGTGAAGAGACAAATTCTCTCATTTTGCAAGAGAGTGTATGACTCCAGGGATCCCTCCTTCATGTCCAGCttgaacatttattttttaaactacCACGAtattgggaagaaaaaaataaagaacgCTTGTAATGAGGACTACATATGCATGGTGCAGAATTTGGCGGAGGCGCAAGGGGACCCCCTCGTTGGAAGGTATTACAAGGGCGTGCACCTGGTGCAGAAGCAAGAGGTGCAGAAGCAAGAGGTGCAGAAGCAAGAGGTGCAGAAGCAAGAGGTGCAGAAGCAAGAGGTGCAGAAGCAAGAGGCGCAGAAACAAGAAGTGCAGCATCGACAGACGCGCCCCCACGGATGCGCACACCACACCACACGGAGGGAGAATCAAATCAAAGAAGAAGCCCAACTGCACGGACAGGTGAGGCACAGTGTGGACGAATTGGCAGATGAGAAACACGAGAACTGGTCGCAAAGTaaccaaaaaggagaaaacgaaaCAGGTAGCCCACCCTCGAATGGGTTCAGTGAAAATTGTGGGCTGGAACTCCAAGGGCacagaaatggaagaagggTTCACAAACAAGTGCGGTTAAGCGGAAATTGGGATAAAACCCCAGAcggggaaaacaaaacagccAATTCGAGAGGGCCCAAAAGAAGTACCAGTAAAAACATGAAACGACTCTGTTCAGAAGAAATTgagatatattttaaaaaagttttaaaaaacgaaattattAGTTTTAatcaaaaaagaattaacaaGCGAGACAGATGGAGTTCGCTGTGTCAGTTTGTCTGTTCGTGTATAGCTGCCTCGCTAACCGCACAATGCTACATAGACATTCCGCCAATCAGCTCGTCCCTTGATTATGCTCTTCTCCTATTGCTGCTTCTCTTCTGCTACCTATTTATCGGTTTGCCGATTCTTCAAATGGAATATGCCCTTGGTCAACTATCGCAAGGGTGCATAATCAATGGGTTaagctttttaaaaaaaaagtacagagGAGTTGCAATCGCTTCATTAATCATAACTTTTTGTATACTATCGAGAAGTGCTCGTGACACGGTGGACACTGCGATTGTTGTTGTCACTTCGGTGAGAAAAACTTTGCCTTGGAAATTGAACAAATGTGATGGAATCCCACTCAGGGGAGAATGCCTCCAGAATGGGAAATGCATATGGGTGACGGCTAACACGGGAAGGAATGACACCCTTAGGGGGAATTCCCCTGAAAGGTTATTCTATCCTGGTCAACGATTTGGCATTTTAGACACACAAATCAGAAGTAGATGGAAGGGGTTCATCCTGAGTGAAATTCCTCTCTCAGGGGATCACTGCACATCTGATGCCACTTCGGAGTGGCATCATTTCTTCTCCAAAGAAGTAAAATTAGTTTGGAAAATAGGGGCGCTTTTCCTAATCACACTCACTTTGTATTTCCTGCTAAGGATGGAGGGCATGTGTCTAACTCAATGCCTGCAGTATacattcttcctcttctttctTGTAGCgctttttcaaatatttgtTCTTTCCTACGAATTGAAGTCAAACAGGTGGGTTGCCCTCAATGGAGAGGGGACCCACCCTAAAGATGGGCATACTAATGGCAGTATCTTTTTCAACACGGATTATTTCCTTTACCTAAATTTTGAAGTAATAGCAAAAGTATGTACCCTGGTATTGGTGTCTCTAAATTGCAGCACAGGAATTAACTACCTGTTTTCTTCCTACAGCAATATTGGGGATAACCTTTTTGTATCTTCGTGGTATGTCATGTTGGGTTCCTTTGTCGGGATAGCTACACACATTGTACATTACTACGTGTGTGTACAACTTCTGAGTAGTGTTCCTACTGGGAGAGGAGCTTTAAAGATAATGATACCACCAACGTGTGATGGATCATCTGAAGGCATTTGCTCTCTTCAcgatttgtttttcaaaaaaggagacccAATTAACAATTTCATCGTTTATATGGTTTCCCTGTCAAGAGTGAACTTCCAAAATATGATGAGCTTCACCTACTTCCTTTGTTCCTTGTTGGCCCTGCTAATATCCTCTACTCTCCATTTGAAGGGGATAATATTGGTGCTAAAGGAGAGTAGAAAATTTAAAggtatcaaaaaaaaggttattaCCCTGTTTGTAATTTTGGGATATTACCTTTTGGggcttttttatttgtctccTTTTGGACACAACATAAATTTGATTATGAAATATGCCACGTTCAGTTGTGTGTATCTGTTTGTCGTCTTTGCTCAAGTGGTTTGTGT
This genomic window contains:
- a CDS encoding hypothetical protein (putative); this translates as MILPTQKEKKKRRQKFNTPGGKYPNDLKSSLYNMCLNFAYSDIYQDYINRLSLNCHNNCDYDQIRRSTFIPREDFFKYYNFPFYDNNFELESEQFYEDEILGDSDDGVSGVEEVGKYALERYDAWRYKSTTSRIKNLILGMPDRKGVVLSRGKGKHAGGGDVDVDGDNAYRRDDDDDAESKSYASKLFRVISQRKNCELGSDNNRSSDDSRVAQLHRSQEMLSESIGGERKGINKRDRWSSLCQFVCSCIAASLTAQCYIDIPPISSSLDYALLLLLLLFCYLFIGLPILQMEYALGQLSQGCIINGLSFLKKKYRGVAIASLIITFCILSRSARDTVDTAIVVVTSVRKTLPWKLNKCDGIPLRGECLQNGKCIWVTANTGRNDTLRGNSPERLFYPGQRFGILDTQIRSRWKGFILSEIPLSGDHCTSDATSEWHHFFSKEVKLVWKIGALFLITLTLYFLLRMEGMCLTQCLQYTFFLFFLVALFQIFVLSYELKSNRWVALNGEGTHPKDGHTNGSIFFNTDYFLYLNFEVIAKVCTLVLVSLNCSTGINYLFSSYSNIGDNLFVSSWYVMLGSFVGIATHIVHYYVCVQLLSSVPTGRGALKIMIPPTCDGSSEGICSLHDLFFKKGDPINNFIVYMVSLSRVNFQNMMSFTYFLCSLLALLISSTLHLKGIILVLKESRKFKGIKKKVITLFVILGYYLLGLFYLSPFGHNINLIMKYATFSCVYLFVVFAQVVCVTWTYASERRERIISGSPPKKEHFFLRQPIFFLFTAMWVVPPVVLYLHRHIFPNSEESAVVHSYLRTASNGKDGSANLDAFSSEASIETGRTPQGGVPFEETYQEVLTNTSTAPKGGAHNMKDTKSESSFGACAHLTATIAAILLTLFISLLTFVRPNKMNCLACAPTNTWDISDVDFKRMNPANYAYTSRIHFFEEIYPIERIMPPYVWTHITKHIEKEKPVTSLHGDDKTDETIHDKSFSYLNKNDFENYIFNLIDRGSKLSHFSGTNGQH
- a CDS encoding hypothetical protein (putative), which produces MLGIKKGEKYEDIVSKLWEEKFHSTAQILNEKYLERRKKKRDNHQVCKKKGAIYWEQRGSKSCDIGGNKNQTRAVKIQRVNMQNDDCPLEGSHAGIGKSQNPNERDKSCQRRNSLSNVLQMEGVNSNTFYDTQSDKHYVKFNSKEFTQDVDIDHEFFYKRSNNMGRKMIKEEVQSNHASTSSKVKKFFLIFCNGCLVVFLGVSNNICGRMRNRVLNNFDSLTASYNAIAYVGIYLVLCIIYCKSRSITKEHWSYIYPCLSRHFKKREKSGDARQIDKKKEQAKEERDCTIDVRDHEAIKRKKKIMKLQGKDVRAGEDNTLESSSALNTSEPRSNEKKEPNDKKTHAQCRCSNAIVENSDAEEGVYSFSKQDIKDILEHYQHDKPHEDVLRCRGTTENGIYSSVKKKWRNLGAYKYVIVIALFDIISNTLYFVSQLAIPLTILLLLNQLNFIFSIILSYLILKRKYNIHHALSVIIVIVGFLFFYIPYVYKENTVVTKQTLVSYYMNSHFYLNVHDALYDNASYFNRFYNCNEPTCNMTPPFGIFASIIFCVFSILLTSYGGVLREIFFSEYIKGREKRHKVVSIRKGKRKCSPLCSAICAPEMGVPQNGFCEMETEERTSSGESNKQGRKHNYGKKATLVEYPLFNKPSDDDKNGYMINMQELAVSHQGGDEEMLSGLSVSHANRIVDGVDSTERHFTSPCPMCGKGGGETGASKGVLDIMENKPLHNRVVVEKVTPKSDIVQKTKKGRKASDKMSVILLSFNISLIQICLLPMIIYFQLLFNKNKDISYLLYIKDSIQCFSGHTMENNSNCKYSFGVYSLYIVVNAIFNLSVSSFYSKYSSAECFLILKSSTPLTLVVLYFYDFPFILESDKYFSIYFVISIVIVFTGVSYFFYQSIASDRKRKKKSGYVNLVRLRAPVARLSLIIHFQFV